The following are from one region of the Pseudobacteroides sp. genome:
- a CDS encoding cyclic lactone autoinducer peptide → MLASLLYIIAATVASTASWSWLYQPKTPKYLLKSK, encoded by the coding sequence ATGTTAGCGAGTCTATTGTACATAATTGCGGCAACTGTGGCATCGACAGCAAGTTGGTCTTGGCTTTATCAACCTAAAACACCCAAATACTTATTAAAAAGTAAGTAA